The following are encoded together in the Panicum virgatum strain AP13 chromosome 6K, P.virgatum_v5, whole genome shotgun sequence genome:
- the LOC120711808 gene encoding uncharacterized protein LOC120711808 → MMETLRTYAGQGFKCGYCGCTNRGGGATRLRDHLGCIVGEVKSCNSVPRVVRDAMRALRKAAMENKREKEQRKLRLERDLLQGVHGDDGVIDLASDEEDQARMEIRNKLREKNFSCAVERRGGNANLVRVSVGKRSVTAYFDKDLARSKASVQPRIDTTLLDGSREKLGQAWAKWFHANDIPGYH, encoded by the coding sequence ATGATGGAAACATTGAGAACGTATGCTGGCCAAGGCTTCAAATGTGGGTATTGCGGGTGCACAAACAGAGGTGGAGGTGCAACTCGGCTAAGGGACCATCTGGGATGTATTGTGGGTGAGGTGAAGTCATGCAACTCTGTGCCCAGAGTTGTGAGGGATGCAATGAGGGCATTACGGAAGGCGGCGATGGAGaataaaagggaaaaagaacAACGTAAACTCAGGTTGGAGAGAGATCTTCTGCAAGGGGTGCACGGTGATGATGGTGTGATTGATCTtgcaagtgatgaagaagatcaaGCCCGCATGGAAATCAGGAACAAATTGAGAGAGAAGAACTTTTCTTGTGCAGTAGAGAGAAGGGGTGGTAATGCCAATCTTGTTCGTGTTTCTGTTGGCAAAAGGAGTGTCACTGCATATTTTGACAAGGATTTAGCACGCAGCAAAGCATCTGTGCAGCCAAGGATTGACACTACACTTTTAGATGGATCTAGAGAGAAGCTTGGACAAGCTTGGGCGAAGTGGTTCCATGCAAATGATATTCCTGGGTATCACTAA